The following nucleotide sequence is from Nocardioides daedukensis.
TGACCAGTCGACTCTCAAGGACCTCCTCACCCAGCGCGACCCGGAAGGTGTCCCCCACCTTCTCGACGGCGCCGACAGCCGCGTCGCGGATCTCGACCGTGGGATAGGCGGCGAGCTCGGCGCGGGCCTCGGAGCGGAACTTCTCCGGAGGGGTGCCGTCGTGGGTGAGGAAGTTGTGCATGTGCGCGACCCGGCCATTGCGATAGGCGCCCGAGTCGAGGAGCAGTGCGTGCTTGTGCATCCGGCCGAGGGTCAGTGCGGCCTGCAGGCCGGCGGGTCCTCCGCCGACGATGATGACGTCATACATCCTGGGTCCTTCCCGGTGGCCTCGACCACCAGCTGTTGACTGTGCGACCCAGCCTGTGACTTCATGTCAACATGAAGTCAAGTGCTCCTGCCCAGTGGACCGTCGGACAGGTCGCGGAGCGGTTCGACCTGCCCACGAATGTGCTGCGGCACTGGGAGAGCGTCGGGCTGATCACGCCCGAACGGGATTCGGCGGACCGACGCCGATATGGCCCCGACGACGTCGTACGGATCGCAGTCATCCAGCGCAGTAAGGCCGCCGGGATGAGCCTCGAGCAGATCGCGACGCTGCTCGACTCGGAGTCGCCCGGTCGGCACAAGGTGCTCGAGGAACACATCGCCGAGATCGACCGCACGATCGAGGAGATGCGGCTGTCCCGGGCGATGACCGAGCACGCCCTGCGTTGCCAGGCCCACGACATTGCCCAGTGCCCGCGGTTCCGCAGTCATCTCGACGACCTGCTGGCCGGCTTCTGATCGCCGAGTCGGCAGTTGTTGACGCCGGGTTGGCGTCAACAACTGCCGGGTCGGCGCGGTGGGGCGTCAACAACTGCCGGCTCGGCGGAGCGGGGTGTCAACAACTGCCGGGTCGGCGGAGCGGGGTGTCAACAACTGCCGGGTCGGCGAGGTGTCAGAGGTCGGACCCGTCGGGGATGCGCACGTAGTCCGCACCCGTGCCGTCGAGGAAGTGCTTCATCTGGTTCGCCAACATCCCGTGCGCGGCCTCGGTGTAGACCCGGTCGTGGATCGCCAGGTTCCGCGGCGCCGCCACCGCCCGTACGAAGTCGATCACCTCGGAGGCCTTGAGCCACGGCGCGCTCGACGGCGCGAGCAGGACGTCGACGTCCTCGCCGGGCACAGTGAGCGCGTCGCCGGGGTGGTAGACCTTCGCGGAGCCGGCGGTGATCACGAAGCCTGAGTTGTCGAGGCGTTGGAGCTCGGGGTGGATCACGGCGTGCAGCTCGCCGACCACGCGCACCGGCAACCCCG
It contains:
- a CDS encoding MerR family transcriptional regulator; this translates as MKSSAPAQWTVGQVAERFDLPTNVLRHWESVGLITPERDSADRRRYGPDDVVRIAVIQRSKAAGMSLEQIATLLDSESPGRHKVLEEHIAEIDRTIEEMRLSRAMTEHALRCQAHDIAQCPRFRSHLDDLLAGF
- a CDS encoding MBL fold metallo-hydrolase encodes the protein MRITKFGHACVRVEHEGHVIVLDPGMFTDPEAVDGAGAVLITHEHPDHYDPDRLRATDAPIYTIDALARQIASSAPDLSERVTVIAPGESFDAGLPVRVVGELHAVIHPELQRLDNSGFVITAGSAKVYHPGDALTVPGEDVDVLLAPSSAPWLKASEVIDFVRAVAAPRNLAIHDRVYTEAAHGMLANQMKHFLDGTGADYVRIPDGSDL